One genomic window of Psychrobacillus sp. INOP01 includes the following:
- a CDS encoding LuxR C-terminal-related transcriptional regulator has product MYDNNQHRSILTSRERQIFQLLVEDNSTKEISALLSISEKTVRNHISNTIQKLGVSGRSQAIVELLRLGELSLN; this is encoded by the coding sequence TTGTACGACAATAATCAGCATCGTTCGATTTTGACAAGTAGGGAACGTCAAATTTTTCAATTATTAGTAGAAGATAATTCTACGAAAGAAATTTCAGCTTTGTTATCGATAAGCGAGAAAACAGTTAGAAACCATATTTCAAATACAATACAAAAACTAGGAGTTTCGGGTAGGTCTCAAGCGATTGTAGAATTATTACGATTAGGTGAACTATCGTTGAATTGA
- the racE gene encoding glutamate racemase: MKAPIGVIDSGVGGLTVAKEIMQLLPNEKIIYIGDTARCPYGPRTSEEVRKFTWQMANALAKMNIKMLVIACNTATAVALNSLSNKMPFPVIGVIFPGARAAIKATKSSEIVVLGTSGTIKSGAYEEAIASLNTSSKVIPLACPTFVPLVESNEYEGEFARNMVMETLTPLKKEQFDTVILGCTHYPLLQKHIEEAVGNHVNVLSSAEETAHDVKEYLNYHELSNPIKQKETPIFYTTGSVPIFKTIVEKWLEIQSADVRTISFK; encoded by the coding sequence GTGAAAGCCCCAATTGGTGTTATAGACTCTGGAGTTGGTGGGTTAACAGTTGCGAAAGAAATTATGCAATTACTACCGAATGAAAAAATAATTTATATTGGTGATACAGCCAGATGCCCGTATGGTCCTAGAACAAGCGAAGAGGTACGAAAATTTACCTGGCAAATGGCTAATGCTTTAGCAAAAATGAATATCAAAATGCTAGTAATTGCGTGCAATACTGCAACTGCAGTAGCACTCAATTCTTTAAGTAATAAGATGCCTTTTCCTGTTATTGGTGTAATTTTCCCTGGTGCTAGAGCGGCGATTAAAGCAACAAAAAGCAGTGAAATAGTAGTGCTAGGTACAAGCGGTACTATCAAAAGTGGTGCGTATGAGGAAGCCATTGCTTCTTTAAATACGTCTAGTAAAGTGATTCCACTGGCATGCCCCACATTTGTACCACTTGTAGAAAGTAATGAATACGAAGGTGAATTTGCTCGAAATATGGTAATGGAAACATTAACGCCACTAAAGAAAGAGCAATTTGATACCGTCATTTTAGGTTGTACGCATTATCCACTTTTGCAAAAGCATATTGAAGAGGCAGTTGGGAATCATGTAAATGTCCTTTCTTCTGCGGAAGAAACTGCTCATGATGTAAAAGAGTATCTAAATTACCATGAACTTAGTAATCCAATTAAACAGAAAGAAACACCAATATTTTATACGACAGGCTCTGTGCCAATATTTAAAACGATCGTAGAGAAATGGTTGGAAATACAGAGTGCAGATGTTCGAACAATTTCATTCAAATGA
- a CDS encoding thioesterase family protein, translated as MKAKYIEDSASWEQDFRFYSEVSVRFSETDMYGHLNNTVTFAYFEYARIEYFKHIQLMNDWLNPKGEKIPVVADLQCDYVKQVFFDELLHIYVKANSVGSSSVDIHYMAKNEKSEIVFTGRGSIVQIDKNTGRAAKWSKEEREVFQKSIN; from the coding sequence ATGAAAGCTAAATACATAGAAGATAGTGCGTCATGGGAGCAGGACTTCCGTTTTTATTCAGAGGTTAGTGTACGTTTTTCAGAAACGGATATGTATGGACATTTGAATAATACAGTTACATTTGCTTATTTTGAGTATGCGCGAATTGAATACTTTAAGCATATTCAACTCATGAATGACTGGTTAAATCCAAAGGGAGAAAAAATTCCGGTAGTCGCTGATTTGCAATGTGATTATGTAAAACAAGTATTCTTTGATGAGTTGCTCCACATCTATGTGAAAGCAAATTCCGTTGGTTCTTCCTCTGTGGATATACATTACATGGCGAAGAACGAAAAAAGTGAAATTGTCTTTACTGGACGTGGATCCATTGTTCAAATTGATAAGAATACTGGTCGTGCTGCAAAATGGTCTAAAGAAGAACGAGAAGTTTTTCAAAAGAGTATTAACTAG
- a CDS encoding metallophosphoesterase family protein — protein MKLLIMSDTHSATNIMEKVIEQHQQEVDAIIHCGDSELNASYFVDTPIHVVRGNCDIDDRFPLEELFSVQDAKVLVVHGHKYNVKSTLMPLFYRAKEVQASVVCFGHSHLIGAEMQEGILFINPGSLQQPRGRKEKSYAIAEKNEDSWTVLFYSDEHILLEKVTL, from the coding sequence ATGAAGCTATTAATAATGAGTGATACACATAGTGCAACTAACATAATGGAAAAAGTCATTGAGCAACACCAACAGGAAGTGGATGCGATTATTCATTGTGGGGATAGTGAGTTAAATGCAAGTTACTTTGTTGATACTCCTATTCATGTTGTTCGTGGAAATTGCGATATAGATGATCGATTTCCTCTAGAGGAGTTATTTTCTGTCCAAGATGCCAAAGTACTTGTAGTTCATGGTCATAAATACAATGTAAAATCGACTTTAATGCCTCTTTTTTATCGAGCAAAGGAAGTACAAGCCTCAGTAGTTTGTTTTGGTCATTCGCATTTAATTGGAGCAGAAATGCAGGAAGGTATTTTATTTATCAATCCTGGCAGTCTTCAGCAACCTCGTGGACGTAAAGAAAAAAGCTACGCAATAGCTGAAAAAAACGAGGATTCTTGGACAGTTCTGTTTTATTCAGATGAACATATACTACTTGAAAAAGTAACTTTATAA
- the sdhA gene encoding succinate dehydrogenase flavoprotein subunit — MAKSKLIVVGGGLAGLMATMKAAEDGTHVDLFSVVPVKRSHSVCAQGGINGAVNTKGEGDSPAVHLDDTVYGGDFLANQKPVKAMADAAPGIISLFDRMGVMFNRTPEGLLDFRRFGGTLMHRTAFAGATTGQQLLYALDEQVRRFEVDGLVTKFEGWEFLGIIKDNEGVCRGIKAQNLLTMEIRAFRGDAVIMATGGPGIIFGKTTNSIINTGSAASIVYQQGAYYANGEFIQIHPTAIPGDDKLRLMSESARGEGGRIWTYKDGKPWYFLEEKYPAYGNLVPRDIATREIFDVCVNQKLGINGENMVYLDLSHKDPHELDVKLGGIIEIYEKFTGDDPRKVPMKIFPAVHYSMGGLWVDDDQMTNIPGLFAAGECDYSQHGANRLGANSLLSAVFGGSVAGPNAVKYMSELKTHAIDLDDSIFEAELKLEQEKWDQTISMKGTENAYLLHKELGEWMTDNVTVVRYNDKLEATDKKIQELLERYENINMDDTQQWSNQGASFTRQLKNMLYLARVITLGALNRNESRGAHYKPDFPERNDEEFLKTTMAKFDPATGAPVFHYDEVDVSLIAPRKRDYSAKGDN, encoded by the coding sequence ATGGCAAAAAGTAAACTGATTGTTGTCGGCGGTGGATTAGCTGGCTTAATGGCAACAATGAAAGCTGCCGAGGATGGCACGCACGTAGATCTATTTTCTGTAGTTCCTGTAAAACGTTCACACTCTGTTTGTGCACAAGGCGGTATTAACGGAGCTGTAAATACAAAGGGTGAAGGAGATTCTCCAGCAGTACATTTAGATGATACTGTATATGGTGGGGACTTCCTAGCAAATCAAAAACCAGTAAAAGCAATGGCAGATGCTGCACCTGGAATAATTAGTCTATTTGACCGTATGGGTGTTATGTTCAACCGTACTCCAGAAGGATTATTAGACTTCCGCCGCTTCGGTGGAACATTGATGCATCGTACAGCATTTGCTGGTGCAACAACTGGTCAACAACTTCTGTATGCACTGGACGAGCAAGTTCGTCGTTTTGAAGTAGACGGTCTAGTTACAAAATTCGAAGGATGGGAATTCCTTGGAATAATTAAAGACAACGAAGGTGTATGTCGTGGTATTAAAGCACAAAACCTTCTAACTATGGAAATTCGTGCATTCCGTGGAGACGCTGTTATTATGGCTACTGGTGGCCCTGGAATTATTTTCGGGAAAACTACTAACTCTATTATTAACACTGGTTCTGCTGCTTCAATCGTATATCAACAAGGTGCTTATTATGCAAACGGAGAATTTATCCAAATTCACCCAACAGCAATCCCTGGTGACGACAAATTACGATTAATGTCGGAATCTGCTCGTGGTGAAGGTGGTCGTATTTGGACTTACAAAGACGGCAAACCTTGGTATTTCCTAGAAGAAAAATATCCTGCATATGGTAACCTAGTTCCACGTGATATTGCAACACGTGAAATTTTTGATGTATGTGTTAACCAAAAACTTGGTATTAACGGAGAAAATATGGTTTATCTTGATCTTTCGCACAAAGATCCACATGAACTTGATGTTAAACTTGGTGGTATTATTGAAATTTACGAGAAATTCACTGGTGATGACCCTCGTAAAGTACCGATGAAAATCTTCCCAGCAGTGCATTACTCAATGGGCGGTCTTTGGGTTGACGATGATCAAATGACAAATATTCCGGGCTTATTTGCTGCAGGTGAGTGTGATTACTCTCAACATGGCGCAAACCGTTTAGGCGCAAATTCATTGCTTTCAGCTGTATTCGGCGGCAGTGTTGCAGGTCCAAATGCAGTTAAATACATGAGTGAACTAAAAACTCATGCAATCGATTTGGATGATTCTATATTTGAAGCAGAATTAAAGTTAGAACAAGAGAAATGGGATCAAACTATTTCTATGAAGGGTACAGAAAATGCGTACTTGCTTCATAAAGAACTAGGTGAATGGATGACGGATAACGTTACTGTTGTTCGTTATAATGACAAACTAGAAGCAACTGACAAGAAAATTCAAGAATTGCTTGAGCGATATGAAAATATAAATATGGATGATACACAACAATGGTCTAACCAAGGTGCATCATTTACACGCCAACTTAAAAATATGTTATATTTAGCACGCGTTATTACATTAGGTGCGCTTAATCGTAATGAAAGCCGTGGAGCGCATTACAAACCTGATTTCCCAGAACGTAATGATGAAGAGTTCTTGAAAACAACTATGGCGAAATTTGATCCAGCTACAGGGGCTCCAGTTTTCCATTATGATGAAGTAGACGTATCTCTTATTGCACCTCGTAAACGCGATTACTCTGCGAAAGGGGACAATTAA
- a CDS encoding succinate dehydrogenase cytochrome b558 subunit — protein MSNEREFYWRRLHSLLGIIPVGLFLTQHLVVNHFATRGPEAFNSATHFMESLPFKLFLEIFVIYLPLMFHAFYGIYIAFTAKHNPKNFGTLRNYLFILQRFTGIFLVVFIAWHVFETRFQAAIGAKEVNFNMMEEILSNPWMLGFYIVGVISATFHLANGIWSFLVSWGITQSARSQQIATYITLIIFLALSVVGVQALLAFV, from the coding sequence TTGTCGAACGAGCGCGAATTTTATTGGCGTCGACTGCATTCCTTACTTGGAATTATTCCAGTAGGTCTGTTTTTAACGCAGCATTTAGTAGTAAATCATTTTGCTACGAGAGGTCCAGAAGCATTTAATAGTGCAACTCACTTCATGGAGAGTTTACCTTTTAAATTATTTTTAGAAATCTTTGTGATCTATTTACCATTAATGTTCCATGCATTTTACGGAATTTATATTGCATTTACTGCAAAACATAATCCAAAGAACTTTGGTACATTGAGAAACTATTTATTTATTTTGCAACGCTTTACTGGCATTTTCTTAGTTGTATTTATCGCTTGGCATGTTTTTGAAACACGCTTCCAAGCTGCTATTGGAGCAAAAGAAGTTAATTTTAACATGATGGAAGAGATTTTATCTAACCCATGGATGTTAGGTTTCTATATCGTAGGTGTTATTTCAGCTACTTTCCATTTAGCTAATGGTATTTGGTCGTTCTTAGTTAGCTGGGGTATTACACAATCTGCAAGATCGCAACAAATTGCAACTTATATAACATTAATAATCTTCTTAGCGTTATCTGTAGTTGGCGTACAAGCTCTTCTAGCATTCGTTTAA
- a CDS encoding MarR family winged helix-turn-helix transcriptional regulator yields MAEDINKTILDQDQVAFLEKELRHISGIIKQKGRQILSAYTITPPQFVALQWLLELGDMTIGDLSNKMYLAFSTTTDLIDRMEKSDLVKRIRDEQDRRVVRIHLLEEGARIIEEVIDKRQQYLEDVLQQFDQAEVANLSILLEKLHQEMKN; encoded by the coding sequence ATGGCAGAGGATATAAATAAGACAATATTAGATCAGGACCAAGTTGCTTTTTTAGAAAAAGAGCTTCGACATATATCTGGAATCATTAAACAAAAGGGTCGACAGATTTTAAGTGCCTACACTATTACGCCTCCACAGTTTGTAGCACTTCAATGGCTACTCGAGCTTGGTGATATGACTATCGGAGATTTATCCAATAAAATGTATTTAGCTTTTAGTACAACTACGGACTTAATTGATCGTATGGAAAAAAGTGACCTTGTAAAGCGTATAAGGGATGAACAAGACCGTCGTGTTGTTCGTATACATTTGTTAGAAGAGGGCGCACGAATTATAGAAGAAGTTATAGATAAACGACAACAGTATTTAGAGGATGTACTTCAACAATTTGATCAAGCTGAAGTTGCAAATTTATCCATATTATTAGAAAAATTACATCAAGAGATGAAGAACTGA
- a CDS encoding XTP/dITP diphosphatase, whose protein sequence is MKQIIIATKNIGKAKDFEALFNPLGYEVKTLHDVAEEMDIEETGATFEENALLKATSLANHLQTMVIADDSGLEIDVLDGRPGIYSARYAGEEKSDEANIDKVLKELEGIKESEKTARFVCAIAVASPNKEPFTVRGTCEGIIGTERKGTNGFGYDPIFYVPSQQKMMAELTAEQKGAISHRGNAIKKLSLGLKEIISEG, encoded by the coding sequence TTGAAACAGATTATTATTGCTACTAAAAATATAGGGAAAGCCAAAGACTTTGAGGCTTTGTTTAACCCACTTGGATATGAAGTTAAAACGCTACATGATGTGGCGGAAGAAATGGATATAGAGGAAACAGGCGCGACCTTTGAAGAAAATGCATTATTAAAAGCTACTTCCTTAGCAAACCACTTACAAACGATGGTTATTGCAGATGATAGTGGTTTAGAGATTGACGTACTTGATGGGCGTCCAGGTATCTATTCTGCCCGTTATGCAGGCGAAGAGAAAAGTGATGAAGCAAATATCGATAAAGTGCTTAAAGAGCTAGAAGGTATCAAAGAATCAGAAAAAACGGCGCGGTTTGTATGTGCTATTGCCGTTGCATCCCCAAACAAAGAACCTTTCACTGTCAGAGGAACATGTGAGGGAATAATTGGGACCGAAAGAAAAGGGACGAATGGATTTGGATATGACCCAATCTTTTATGTTCCCTCCCAACAAAAAATGATGGCTGAACTAACAGCGGAGCAAAAGGGAGCTATTTCTCATCGAGGCAATGCGATAAAAAAACTTTCATTGGGTCTGAAAGAAATAATTTCTGAAGGATAG
- the sdhB gene encoding succinate dehydrogenase iron-sulfur subunit yields MVTATETKKVKFEILRQDTPESTPYWEKFEVNYRPNMNVISALMEIRQNPVNVDGKSTTPVTWDMNCLEEVCGACSMVINGRPRQSCSALIDQLTQPIQLAPMKTFPVVRDLQVDRTRMFDSLKKVKAWVPIDGSYDLGEGPRMPERKRQWAYELSKCMTCGVCLEACPNVNSSSNFMGPAPLSQVRLFNAHPTGSMNKDERLNTIMGDGGLANCGNAQNCVVACPKGIPLTTSIAALNRDTTVQMFKDFFGSDRMVD; encoded by the coding sequence ATGGTAACAGCGACTGAAACAAAAAAAGTAAAATTTGAGATTTTACGTCAAGATACTCCTGAATCTACACCATATTGGGAAAAATTCGAAGTAAATTATCGTCCGAATATGAACGTTATTTCGGCGTTAATGGAAATTCGTCAAAATCCGGTAAATGTAGATGGTAAATCTACAACTCCTGTAACTTGGGATATGAACTGCCTGGAAGAAGTATGTGGAGCGTGTTCAATGGTGATCAATGGTCGTCCACGTCAATCTTGTTCAGCATTAATCGATCAATTGACACAACCGATCCAATTAGCACCAATGAAAACATTCCCGGTTGTACGTGATCTTCAAGTGGACCGTACACGCATGTTCGATTCTTTGAAAAAAGTAAAAGCATGGGTTCCAATCGATGGTTCATACGATCTTGGAGAAGGACCTCGTATGCCAGAACGCAAACGTCAATGGGCATATGAATTGTCTAAATGTATGACTTGTGGTGTATGTCTAGAAGCTTGTCCAAACGTAAACAGTAGTTCTAACTTTATGGGACCAGCACCGCTTTCACAAGTACGTTTATTTAATGCACATCCAACTGGTTCTATGAACAAGGATGAACGTTTAAATACAATTATGGGAGATGGTGGTCTTGCGAACTGTGGTAACGCACAAAACTGTGTTGTTGCTTGTCCTAAAGGCATCCCACTTACAACTTCTATCGCTGCATTGAACCGTGATACTACTGTTCAAATGTTCAAAGACTTCTTCGGAAGCGACCGTATGGTTGATTAA